In Vigna unguiculata cultivar IT97K-499-35 chromosome 3, ASM411807v1, whole genome shotgun sequence, a single genomic region encodes these proteins:
- the LOC114179349 gene encoding short-chain dehydrogenase/reductase 2b-like — protein MHACIATHLCLCERDTTFISFNFDTTWFWCSTNTHMGHKEKAKERKEKRLQEISLLRTIPYADHQRWWSKETIAVVTGGNRGIGFEISRQLADHGVTVILTSRDASVGVESIKVLQEGGLQDVACHQLDILDPSSVAEFGDWLKENYGGLDILVNNAGVNFNFGSNNTVEHANLVIETNYFGTKRMIEAMIPLMKPSSAGGRIVNVSSRLGRLNGKRNRLENEDLREKLSNIETLTEELIDDMVATFLKQVEDGTWKSGGWPPTFTDYSMSKLAVNAYTRFMAHKLSERADGEKIFINSYCPGWVKTALTGYAGSVSVEDGADSGVWLSLLPDQAITGKFFAERREINF, from the exons atgcatgcatgcattgCCACtcatttgtgtttgtgtgaGAGAGATACAACCTTCATCTCTTTCAACTTCGACACCACATGGTTTTGGTGCTCAACCAACACACACATGGGGCACAAAGAAAAAGCTAAAGAGCGAAAAGAGAAGAGGTTGCAGGAGATATCTCTTCTCAGGACAATTCCTTATGCTGATCACCAGAG ATGGTGGTCGAAGGAAACAATTGCGGTGGTTACTGGAGGAAACAGAGGAATTGGATTCGAGATCTCTAGACAACTCGCTGATCATGGAGTAACTGTGATACTCACATCAAGAGATGCTAGTGTTGGAGTTGAATCAATCAAGGTCTTGCAAGAGGGTGGTCTGCAAGATGTGGCATGCCATCAGCTTGATATTCTCGACCCTTCTTCCGTCGCCGAATTCGGTGACTGGTTGAAGGAAAATTATGGTGGCTTGGACATTCTG GTAAATAACGCTGGTGTGAATTTCAACTTTGGGTCTAATAATACCGTTGAACATGCTAATTTGGTCattgaaacaaattattttggCACCAAGCGTATGATTGAGGCCATGATTCCATTGATGAAGCCATCCTCTGCTGGTGGACGCATCGTAAATGTGAGCTCGCGTCTTGGTCGACTAAACGGCAAACGCAAT AGATTGGAGAACGAAGATTTGAGGGAGAAACTAAGTAATATTGAAACACTTACAGAGGAGCTAATTGATGACATGGTAGCAACTTTTCTGAAACAAGTGGAAGATGGAACTTGGAAATCAGGAGGGTGGCCTCCAACTTTCACAGACTACTCAATGTCAAAACTAGCAGTGAATGCTTACACAAGGTTCATGGCACACAAGCTTTCTGAGAGAGCAGATGGTGAAAAGATTTTCATCAACAGCTATTGCCCTGGTTGGGTGAAAACTGCTCTCACTGGTTATGCAGGAAGTGTGTCAGTTGAGGATGGTGCTGATTCTGGAGTCTGGCTTTCCCTTCTTCCTGATCAAGCTATTACAGGCAAGTTCTTTGCAGAGAGACGGGAAATTAACTTTTAA